ggccgagcagcagtgcgtctgggaaccggaatttgttttttttttctcctgtctcccctctctcgtctctgtcgctcctccctCCATCTCCTTTTccctcgcctcgtctgtcctacccccaggttcccgcagggggggaggggggagtagagcgcagtctcgagggtaccccccggtcagcgaggggcgatgggggtatgtgacaagtggggcagggccgagggCCGTGGGAACGACGgacgaggccggtggagtgattggagatgagcgacacctgcttgacccaccggtctcgagtcccacggagaaGATGGAAGGATCCCACCTCCTTCATCCCGTGATCATGGAGTTATATCATTacaattgtcattttgcattattgacacactgttttcctaatgaatgttgttcagttgctttgacgcaatgtattttgtttaaagcgctatataaataaatgtgacttgacttgacttgactttgcacaatgatgaatttaaattatcttttcagagtaatttctccaaatttgatgtggaattaattagataaaaaaatgtaatcgctTACCAGGCCTAAAAAAATATACAGACATATTTACCAAAAAACGAAATGACAAAACTTCCTCAAAAAtacttaaactttaaaattaaaattaaaatgaaaacaaattaaactgattcaaaatatcaATGAAAACTATTAGTatcttaatgatactaaaataagtgTTCAGATGCTCTTAAAGGAACAGCTCAAGAAAAGGACAAAACACCATAAAATTATCATGAcagtagtttaatatattttctactcatgtgcaatatattttctttttagtgGAACCTGATGGTTGGAAAaggtttatacatatatatatatatatatatatatatatatatatatatatatatatatagagagagagagagagagagagagagagagagagagatgttttgTTGCTGTAACTGACCCCAGCCCAACACGGTGATCTTCCTCATGTAGTTTGTGATGGAGACGTTCTGTCTGATGAGCCATAAGTACATATGAAGAGCTTGAATGAAGAACCAGGTGAATGAGGCCAGCATGGAGTAATGCAGGAGCAGCGCTATGAAGACACACGCAGCGTTGTCTCCTGTGTTAGCGACGCTCTCGTTTGACAAAAACGAGGCATTCAGTAGAGACAAAGCCACAAACATGTTCATCAGGATCTTCGTGGCCTGATTTGATTTGGCTTTcctattaaaacataataataataaaaaactgtgtaACCCTGGtaactttttaaagcaaataaaatgaaGTAGAAGTTAAGATATTCTACCGTAGCAGGAAATGCATGAATAAAGCGATGGCCATAAAAAACATGGAGATGCCGCAGCCGATAGAAGTGATTAAAGTCAGTGATTCCAGATCCGGCACTGGGTCGTTACTTACATCTGACTGAGGGATCTgagaaaatacaacaaaacacatcATTGGGAGGAATTTAAAACCAGTTGCTCTGTGTTAGCAAGAATCAGATCTTGTTAgcaaattaaaacatatatatattttgtcatctTTTATGTGTTCACTAGCATATGTGTCCACATATATACGTGGCCTAAAATACTCTGatattgttttaattgttttttttttaatttttaatttttttttattaaatatgaattatgaaaGTGTAAGTTCTTATTCTCTGAGAAGTTTCTCACCATCAGCACTGCAAAGAAGGTCAGATGTGAACAGGAACACTTTATGGTGTTGCTGTCGATTGTTTCTGTCACACAGCCGAACGTCGTCCAATTAAGTTCTCCTTCAAAGAAAAGATAGTGTTGAATGAAATttgtaatacaaattatataaaattgtgTTTGTTGATAGGAACTGATCAATACAGTCATAAATGAACGTACCTTTGCCATCCCAAGAAACACAGGACTCATTACTGACCTGTGagaacatgtttattttttacattgctttctcagtgtaatatttgtaaaataatttttgcagCAAAACCGTTACCTTATCCTTATGTTCAAAGGTCATGTCAATAGAGTTGGTAAGGTTGTGTATATTAGCCCCCATCGTTACTCCATAAACCACATTGTTcaaaatactgtaattttgaGTTCCATTCTAAATTAGAACGCAAGATCAGAGTGATCATTAATCAACTATAAATATGTGAATACAGTAGATCAAGAAACATTTGTCCAAacaacagttcacccaaaatgtctGCTGTTATATTTTCACTAGAACGTGACTTCACAAAGGGTCACAAAGAGGATAAAACAATCCCAAAGAAGCGTCTGAACAGTATGGATATGATAAGTTCAACTGTTGTTCAACTGTTGTTCATACTGTCATATGACAGATTTGTGTCACAGTGCTGTGTGTAAATTTATTTCATGGAACATAATaacaaaattacacattttcagTGAACATTCCTGTAAACTTTCCTTAATGTCCAAATgttgaatataaacattttgtgagTACCGTatttctcatgtttttaaattgtagaaTCCCAACAAAAGCTGTTCCATTGTTTTCCCGTCGTGATTTATTAAAGGCTTCACTGGAAATCTTCACAAACCAGGGAAAACCAGCCTTCAGGTCACTTTGACAATCAAAAACCTGTGGAAACAGTAATTAACGGGATAAATGAGGATTCATATCATGTTTTAATGCTTCTGAATTCTTACGTTTATCACGTCCTCTTTTGAAGAGTAGCATATGTCTTTGGTTTCTGTGTTCTTGTCTTGGATATGAAGAAGACCAATAACGTCCTCCATGACAATCGCCACATTGCTTGTATTGCTTTGTAACATCTCTTCTATCTTAGACTTCAGACTGTTCAAGGCGTCTCTGTAATAaaatgaactgaatcaaatgCTAGTCTGTAACTGATTTTAGACATTATAACCACTAGTGAAACATACACTTACGATGCTTTTGAGGGAATATAAATTCCATCATTGTCTCTTAGATTTGTAGTTATATTGAAGATTGCTCTTTTCTCGCAGGACACACACTTCCAGTTGCTATTCCCGTTTTGACTCagaatgtatttgtttctttcattctcTTCAGCAGAGAGAAATATACAAGCgatggattttaatattaattaattttatttcataataacaaTTTATGATCATGATAAACTGTagtcatttttgttattattagtttgAAGATAGATGCAATTAACAAAGAAAAAggacaaatacaataaaacaaatacacaaataaataaataatgtttttaggtACAGTAGGTCTTAACAGTAGCAACCAAGAAAGATGATacagaaaagtaataaaataatcaaaatgtaaaagaaaaaacactgcaTTCTTTACTTTATGAATGAAACATTCATACATGTATCCTTATTAAAGCTAGTAAATTTTGTCAAGATTAGCAAgtgattttctatttttattgatTAACATTGTAGAGACAGAAAGCAGCAGGAATATTagtctgctgtcactttaagaactgCACAGACCCTTTTCTCATTCACTCATGTTTCTTATTCTCTCCTAAATTGTCTGTAACTTCAAGCAGTCCTGTGCTGCTGTGCGGATATATacagtttggaatggtcagtgagCATGGGAGCTGAAACAGAGTGCTGCACAAACACTGTCCTGCTGTCTGTGAAATGTGGACGCAGGTCAGGAAATATGTCTCTTATTAAAACGCTGTCATTATTAAAGTACCTGTATGGGTAAATTGAGGAATCATACAATTTTAAAAGCGGAGTATTAAAGCTgacaaaatagctgaaaaactaaTTTCGAATTTCGAACTTAAATACTATcaaaatttgaattatatttaaatttaaaatgaataatttcagtTATGGTGAAGAATAGTTTTTGGCTTCTCTTCTGAAGCCACCAGAGGGTGCATTGagtaaaatattactaatgcaaatGTATTCAAAGCAtaggataatctgtgaaaaaaatgcataatatttaaaataatgtttataaaacaattgtaattaataagttgcttaaacaactataaacaaaacagcatcatgtatgtaTTCATCAATGAGTATTGATTCAGATGTCCTGAAGCTTTAGATTCTCAAGCCGTCGATTCGATTTGATTCtcgattttatttattacattcagtaaatatagtttttatacaaaTGCTATTGATATTTCAAAAAGGATTAAGAGTAAACATCAGTTTACCAAtggtgaattaataaaaaaagtattaagaaCCACAGGCCTATATTTAAAAcctattcttttttttgtatagggtaattttttttacaataatagggccctataaaatgttcttctttttttctgataatcagatgaaggcataaaacgttaatttaatttatcctaaTCAAAATTAAACCCCtttatttttggcaaacaaagtgctgcGCAACAGaggttaaatgttaaaataaaaaaaataaaaaaataaatgtgatttattcctttaaaaataaagatgaatatGTATTAGCGGCAGCAGCATTAAATCATAAGACcgctaaatagtaatatattattttatacacatgccccctcagatttttgagccaagtggattttaaatgtaGCTTCTAAACGACaaaaaaattttgaataatatttttatgtatatatatttgttcgtacaacgcttcatgataaccatTCAGCAATGATTCTGTTGCacttatgaatgcaatgaccaatcagagatgtgcagaagagtcatcactGAAACGCAGTGTTTTCTTCACTTGCttgctgactgaattatttagtgAATTCTCTCATCTGAAATAACAAAAAGTGCAGATGTGCGTACAAATGTAAGATATTTGTTTCATagtgtaaagtgcttcagtgattttaatgtgattttttgagagtgcctgaactctggctagactgaatgaaaatgttctttgataatataaatgtttactttCTGTAAAACGAAAgggttaaaataagtaacttacaatattgttattaaaagttacattaaatgcaaatccagtcgtattaaaaatattttatggcatgacacccatatATGGCACTAAAAAGTCGGGTTTTTATGTTAACAGATTACACTACTTTGCCTAtcaccatttattgatcaaataacaatctataaaggtgcaaaacgcgtttacttacacatatttgagaatcaaaatatttcctgatatattaagcatgtttggaattgttttgaagaaaaatgaaaaataaataaataaaacataagcctatatcagTTATAGAGTGCTATTGTAGCTGCTGTGTCACATGACAACCATGACTAATACAACCCCAACCACCCCACCACCCCTCCCCCAATGTGCCCCCtcaaaaataatgaatgcatGATGCCCCTggctgtgtatgtgatatgacaatagttttctcaaatgaaacagtAAAATGCTTATGAAGTGAACCTCAGAGCAGCTGGAGATGACTTTTGTGTATTAATATCATCATAGTGTGATGACAGAAGCTGAAAACTCTGCGAGTGTCGTCCACACTTTAGTATGTGTGTACgttaataaacaaaacagtgCGCCATGCCATCTACCATTCATTCATTGATGACGGAAATCATGGCACCTTATGCGTGATATCAAATTCTTCTGCAAATTTATAGTATTCCTATAGCATTTCATCTGAGCATTGCGAATTAAGCATATGGCGTTGTTCTTGGTTCTCATCAACAGTATCTCTGCCATGATAAGCACTGAATGAATGACAGGCTTTCCATGGTAGCATCGTGTATGGTAAATATGGGTGAcatctgatttgtttttattttttcatataaaaatacatgaaatcagtcctttTTCTGGAAGCAAtccagaaaagtaatgggttgaaaatttctatttcaaatctgaagaagataccatGAAGATTCCTGGAgccatttttctgagactatgtctacacccacAACCATGTAAATATTTACCAAAACTAATGTATTGAagggttctacaaactattttagtcaATAAACATACCACtgctagagctgaagatctttgcccaaaACTGATGGGACCCGATGGGTTCGTTCAGGtttgggcttaatttatatcatcttacacGGGCTCCTGCcaggctcgggcttgcgctctgGTCATGTTTTGACCATgttaataatgagaataatgagtgaataatgacgcaccatcagtgagcgcaggagcacgctgaagacatctacagtggattcaatcattttcctccaaaaaaaacatttaggctAAGCCTAATCTCtatgagtaaaggtttttcaaatgataactaaatattcactGAGTCTTAAAGGCATAATGTGGACAAAGtttttacgctaatgttggcattattcttttattgaatgtcagctgctagtggagAAGCAAATCCgacggagcctttatcttaatttcgttattgccaaatacccatcttaatttaatttgttaaaaaaagacttgtttttattggtgtgttggtctatttataggctaaatgagcctatgtctagaatgctgagatgttacgatgttacagaggacttattttatttcgtTATTCCAACTTCAAAGTGGCCTAGTCTAAGTTAGGTacgaataaattatgttaaaacatgtataaattactCATTCTTGACACACGGCAAAAGAGCTGTGTTTACGCCTACATTTGAATAATCTCGGGCGGTAAACGGGTTCGGacatttaaaaagctgtcaatcaaaatgtgcttgtcgggctcgggtcctgttggccctaacttttaaggcccggtAACAGTTCTAACCACTGCAATTATAAAACAATTGACATAATTTTCAACATcgtataagtgatttatttgggaactagaaaaataaaatgagaataatttgagtaataataataaataaataaaataagaagaagaattacCTTTGGGCCTATGCTAATTATAGTACATCCTAAGATTGCTAGAAATACAGCAATTACACTGATGGCCTTAATACAGATGGTAATCAAACAGATAAAGCCACATTCCCCACAAAACGGACACACATATGTGAAAAATGTTgaagaaataattatttgtacAAAAGCCGGTCACTAAGTTAGGCTTCCATCAGATGACAGGCGAGTCACATCGCACATCACGAGACAGtaccagaattcaaataaacagcaatactcttatatttgacttttttttgttaaagtgaCACTATATGCTACAAAACCATGCTGTTCCTCTTTAGGAACTTGAGCTGCATTGGATGATGCTTTGGGAATGCCCTTCAGCCTGACCGGCCCTGAATCATCTGTGAAATCAGTCCAATTGATGGGGGAGACGTCATAGGCGTGTGACTTCagtgaccaggaagcttaaaagcatgtgCAGTAAAGCCGGCATTTAGCCTTCTGTCTTTCAGCAAGTGCTTTGTGTGCATGtcagtcgctatctgtttgtgaatcttatttagtgttgtttgtccactgataagctCCATTATATGTCAAAGTTCCAGTCAAGAGAGGTTTTGGGGGAGAGCAGGCAGcgttcaggctgtgtgttttccctgccctcaaaaaaaaagaggtagggacacatgcagtttgtgtgttgtctgcttgagagtgaagcacTCAGAATCAGCTCTCAATTGTGCGTTTGTTACTgctttgcttcactctcagaatGCTCTTTTTGAGGATTGAGTGCCTATCTTCTtccttaaccaccagatcctgCGCCGCTCTCGGGGGTACGGAAGCCCACATTGCGGTACTTTCCCTCCAGTGAGAGGGCATGACactctgcctgtctttctctgaggagattgatgtgtgGGTTgtcacaaattaatggagaccttgaaaaGTGTTCATAAATGGCACCTCTTATCGCTCCTTCGCGCACTCCACTAATTCCGCCCGATACTGTCACAGGATTGCTTTCGCGTACATCAGCATTTTAACAATGCTGATGTACCAAATGTACGAaagaaactgttaaaataaccacagcattaacaacgaaattgaaataagagcgcgagtgttatctgataatcagatgcatgaaagtagcattCGTTGCTTTAGCAAACAGACAACGGGTGCGTTTTCTCTAAGAACCATCATTTGCtcatggagaggaaaagttaaatagttaCTATAGTTACAATAGTTACTATAAAGAGAAGTGATCTCACTCTCATAGTCGTGCAGCTAAACTGAAAAAGCAGAATGAATTGATGAAACATAAAAAGtcccacaataaataaataaataaaatgtatgaatgatgcagtgctaattgaaattatttattacagtacagaaactataaagtatattttctaccttattctgtgcagattGTTATAAAACTatcataaaattgttttttttttacggaaaaaaaatttattacaaattattgattattgtcgagcagtgtatttgattttttacagcaaattaaaagatataaaaaagaatagaataccttgtaaaaaaatactaataataatcatgataatacataggctacatatataaaatgattgtatttgacatttctgtcacttctgaaatgatgactacgcccctggtgtgacaaaatgttagattatgcataatacttttaaagctcttttttatttatttttatcttggcttacatacatttgtacgtatgccatgtcatgccatagcatcattaaactagaatctaacaatggacaaaagttttttttttgtttttggttggttggttgttgtttttttctaacctatgttTCTTACCTTAactatcacttttatgctgatgatacacagatttATATCCATACTAGACCGGGTCAGCAAGTGAACGTTGGGCATCTTTCTAACTGTATTGCTCAGATAAAGATTTGGATGTCCAATAATTTTCTGTCTCTAAACGGCTCAAAAACAGAAGTCATCCTTGGATCTCCACATCAACTGCGAAAGGTTGGGTGTCCTACTCTGTCTGTTGATGGCGTTGCACTGGAGTTTAAGTCCAAATTAAAGAATTTGGGTGTCATATTTGACGCCACACTGTCATTTAGCCTTTTGTCCAGAATACAGTTAAGACATCGTTTTATCACCTCAGAAATATAGCCCGGCTACATCCTATGTTATCCTTTTCGGTAGCTGAGAAGTTGATTAACTATTTTGTCTTTTCGCGCATTGACTACTGCAATGGTCTTCTAGCTGGGGTATCTAAATCATCACTGGATAAATTGCAATATCTTCAAAATTCAGCTGCTAGAGTACTATCTGGGGTCAAGACCAGGGACCATATAACTCCAGTCTTGGAGTcactgcactggctacctgttaggtaccgtattgattttaaaatccttatGTTGGCCTATAAATCTCTGCACAAT
This region of Carassius auratus strain Wakin chromosome 17, ASM336829v1, whole genome shotgun sequence genomic DNA includes:
- the LOC113117786 gene encoding adhesion G-protein coupled receptor G1-like, whose protein sequence is MSGQKQNLLWLMIICCALCQISTDSSKNLIIQVNTSDHCFLNSISSPYPDICLTARESTAIFTINISSFGQCRSYSFNITKQGQDYEFRMNETVEGIKLTKDNCLSSRLHSEGGVNCQPGGSIISITRINQQTVCQNIDPVDPREKCSNALFDKKTCKENERNKYILSQNGNSNWKCVSCEKRAIFNITTNLRDNDGIYIPSKASDALNSLKSKIEEMLQSNTSNVAIVMEDVIGLLHIQDKNTETKDICYSSKEDVINVFDCQSDLKAGFPWFVKISSEAFNKSRRENNGTAFVGILQFKNMRNTNGTQNYSILNNVVYGVTMGANIHNLTNSIDMTFEHKDKVSNESCVSWDGKGELNWTTFGCVTETIDSNTIKCSCSHLTFFAVLMIPQSDVSNDPVPDLESLTLITSIGCGISMFFMAIALFMHFLLRKAKSNQATKILMNMFVALSLLNASFLSNESVANTGDNAACVFIALLLHYSMLASFTWFFIQALHMYLWLIRQNVSITNYMRKITVLGWVFPTPIVIAIASVGEYKTVIIKSTSGKISRMCWITNPVILYIVNIGYYALVFIFTTGIFITILTRVVQARRLRAIDGKRKTFRKQLMMVLSLFLLFGLTWSVAFFSYGPMRIPSYYIFTVLNSFQGFFLFLYYYYIHNDVEGRFSDDPRSSGSTTTMVPPNMNGLENVYNYPN